A window of the Lactuca sativa cultivar Salinas chromosome 5, Lsat_Salinas_v11, whole genome shotgun sequence genome harbors these coding sequences:
- the LOC111912479 gene encoding uncharacterized protein LOC111912479: MILEAVTSQDLWFWHAFYGVAGSNNDLNVLYQSPLFDEKYHGTGPDCSFDMNGEHYKHGYYLADGIYPTWAVFVKAYPHPITDKKKRFKAAQESARKDVERAFGVLKGRWDILKMPARAMTVKKTKNIMYACIILHNMILKDEGAAISPVHQPPPPPNDEVEDPEIIHELRNDETHHQLRSDLTDHIEHVYISTLDN, translated from the coding sequence ATGATACTAGAAGCAGTGACATCACAAGATTTATGGTTTTGGCATGCATTCTATGGTGTAGCTGGTTCGAACAATGATTTGAACGTCCTTTACCAATCACCATTGTTTGATGAGAAATATCATGGAACAGGACCTGATTGCTCATTTGATATGAATGGTGAACACTACAAGCATGGTTACTATCTTGCCGATGGAATATATCCAACATGGGCTGTATTCGTGAAGGCATATCCACATCCAATAACAGACAAAAAGAAACGGTTCAAGGCGGCACAAGAATCAGCAAGAAAGGACGTAGAACGTGCGTTTGGGGTCCTTAAAGGACGTTGGGACATATTAAAAATGCCGGCACGGGCTATGACGGTGAAGAAAACGAAAAACATAATGTATGCTTGTATTATACTGCACAATATGATACTGAAAGATGAGGGTGCTGCGATATCTCCTGTGCatcagcccccccccccccccaatgacGAAGTCGAAGACCCAGAAATCATACATGAATTGCGCAATGATGAAACCCACCACCAGCTTCGATCTGATCTTACCGATCACATTGAACATGTCTACATTTCAACTTTGGATAACTAG
- the LOC111912478 gene encoding uncharacterized protein LOC111912478, whose amino-acid sequence MDGNNNSSSSEDELINNNLLPALSRTAQLLLQNNVSSSNNQRRNTIQRDRLEAEQLLIRHYFADDSTYGHDLFRRRFRMSKGLFMQLVGDLEMNYPYFQTTWDATNQRSFSGLQKCTSAIRQLAKGYNPDSLDEYLNMSERTSREALENFCYGNIYAV is encoded by the coding sequence ATGGATGGTAACAACAATAGTTCATCTTCTGAGGATGAACTTATCAACAATAATTTGTTACCTGCATTATCTCGTACTGCACAACTTCTTCTCCAGAATAATGTTAGCTCAAGTAACAATCAAAGGAGAAACACAATCCAAAGAGATCGTTTAGAGGCTGAACAACTACTGATCCGACATTACTTTGCAGATGATTCAACATATGGTCATGATCTATTCCGTAGAAGGTTCCGTATGAGCAAAGGTTTGTTTATGCAACTCGTTGGTGACCTAGAGATGAATTATCCATATTTTCAAACGACATGGGATGCAACAAATCAGAGAAGTTTCAGTGGGCTACAAAAATGCACCTCAGCAATACGTCAATTAGCGAAGGGTTATAACCCAGACTCATTAGATGAGTATCTAAATATGTCAGAAAGAACTTCTCGTGAAGCTCTAGAAAACTTTTGCTATGGGAATATTTACGCCGTCTAA